From Pseudonocardia autotrophica, one genomic window encodes:
- a CDS encoding class I SAM-dependent DNA methyltransferase, with protein sequence MPNELPDDWSAWKSRVDLNTYDARWAEMAEAGHDPHGEVGLVQALLEGGAVLDGGCGTGRVAIELDRRGIAVTGVDPDPDMIAAARAKAPGLRWETVGLEDLRLSEEFGLVVLAGNVIPYAGDRMGVVGGCARHLRPGGLLLAGFTLRPGWPTLDEYDAWCAVAGLEPEQRWATWDREPYRGGDYAVVLHRRR encoded by the coding sequence GTGCCGAACGAGCTGCCCGACGACTGGTCGGCCTGGAAGAGCCGGGTCGACCTGAACACCTACGACGCCCGGTGGGCTGAGATGGCCGAGGCGGGGCACGACCCGCACGGCGAGGTCGGCCTGGTGCAGGCGCTGCTGGAGGGCGGCGCGGTGCTCGACGGCGGCTGCGGCACCGGCCGGGTCGCGATCGAGCTGGACCGGCGCGGGATCGCGGTGACCGGTGTCGATCCCGATCCTGACATGATCGCCGCCGCCCGGGCGAAGGCTCCCGGTCTGCGCTGGGAGACGGTCGGTCTGGAGGACCTCCGGCTGTCCGAGGAGTTCGGGCTGGTGGTGCTGGCCGGCAACGTGATCCCGTACGCCGGCGACCGGATGGGCGTGGTCGGCGGATGTGCCCGCCACCTGCGGCCCGGCGGCCTGCTGCTCGCCGGGTTCACGCTGCGTCCCGGCTGGCCCACCCTCGACGAGTACGACGCCTGGTGCGCCGTCGCGGGCCTCGAACCCGAGCAGCGGTGGGCCACCTGGGACCGGGAGCCGTACCGGGGCGGCGACTACGCCGTCGTCCTGCACCGGCGGCGGTGA
- a CDS encoding serine/threonine-protein kinase — MDVGDLPVGAEFGDFEIRGRLGAGGMGVVFRAYDRRHGGEVALKVLPAHLATDRVTVERFRREARSAFELRDPHVVPVHGYGEVDGRLYLSMRLIDGEDLARLLSRKAPLPPARAAGIVRQAAHALDAAHTAGMVHRDVKPANLLVVEGRDDFTYLVDFGIARAVGPDPDTALTATGATVGTLGYLAPERLSNTLGPVDGRADVYSLACVLVEMLTGRQPFPGSEPATVLSAHLMTPPPRVTELRPELDPGWDDIVARGMAKVPDERYPTAGALAAAVTRLAGTAPRTARAQTLDAVAAPPAAGPVPDSPAAAPPGVTPPHEPAPHHPAPPAAAPPAAASPHDAAPPAASPAAAPPGPPAAVSPAAEAPAAGGPAPGTPPAGHAPAPPAPAPHGTAAQPRPTWIFPDQDGPPTTPPQRSRGLFIAIGAALVAAAVLVGVVWAVLPDRGNSEGDGDTTIAVPTLDPGPAQTGSPGPLQPAGTDTTTAPPPTSTLDPTAGDGDLGLARPVTRLGCTGADVVIVGAGIDPGRYPQDVQEHLDNHPGSNYLRALGSCTSFRPRTPTGELIYVVYLGPFTDRGRACEALAAAGGDSYIQPLGVAPLQPGGPGC; from the coding sequence ATGGATGTCGGCGATCTGCCGGTGGGCGCGGAGTTCGGCGACTTCGAGATCCGCGGCCGGCTCGGGGCGGGCGGCATGGGCGTCGTCTTCCGGGCCTACGACCGGCGGCACGGCGGCGAGGTCGCGCTCAAGGTCCTGCCGGCGCATCTGGCCACCGACCGGGTCACCGTCGAGCGGTTCCGGCGCGAGGCCCGCTCCGCGTTCGAGCTGCGCGACCCGCACGTGGTCCCGGTGCACGGCTACGGCGAGGTCGACGGCCGGCTCTACCTGTCGATGCGCCTGATCGACGGTGAGGACCTCGCCCGGCTGTTGTCCCGCAAGGCACCGCTGCCACCGGCGCGGGCGGCCGGGATCGTCCGGCAGGCCGCGCACGCGCTGGACGCGGCGCACACCGCCGGCATGGTCCACCGCGACGTCAAACCGGCGAACCTGCTGGTCGTCGAGGGGCGGGACGACTTCACCTATCTCGTCGACTTCGGCATCGCCCGCGCCGTCGGGCCGGACCCGGACACGGCGCTCACCGCGACCGGCGCCACCGTCGGGACGCTCGGCTATCTCGCCCCGGAACGGCTCTCGAACACCCTCGGCCCGGTCGACGGCCGGGCCGACGTCTACTCGCTGGCCTGCGTGCTGGTCGAGATGCTGACCGGACGGCAGCCGTTCCCCGGTTCGGAGCCGGCGACGGTGCTCTCCGCGCACCTGATGACCCCGCCGCCGCGGGTCACCGAGCTCCGGCCGGAGCTCGATCCCGGCTGGGACGACATCGTCGCCCGCGGGATGGCGAAGGTGCCCGACGAGCGGTACCCGACCGCCGGTGCGCTCGCCGCCGCGGTGACCCGGCTGGCGGGGACCGCGCCGCGAACGGCCCGGGCGCAGACCCTGGACGCCGTCGCGGCTCCCCCGGCGGCCGGCCCCGTGCCGGACTCCCCGGCCGCCGCTCCCCCGGGCGTCACGCCGCCGCACGAGCCGGCACCGCACCACCCCGCGCCCCCGGCTGCGGCACCGCCGGCCGCCGCGTCCCCGCACGATGCGGCCCCGCCGGCCGCGTCACCCGCCGCCGCGCCGCCCGGTCCCCCCGCGGCTGTTTCCCCCGCAGCCGAGGCTCCCGCAGCCGGTGGTCCGGCGCCCGGCACTCCCCCCGCCGGCCACGCGCCCGCTCCCCCGGCACCCGCACCGCACGGCACCGCCGCGCAGCCCCGCCCGACCTGGATCTTCCCGGACCAGGACGGGCCCCCCACGACACCACCGCAACGCTCCCGCGGGCTGTTCATCGCGATCGGCGCCGCGCTGGTCGCGGCGGCCGTCCTGGTCGGCGTGGTGTGGGCGGTCCTGCCGGACCGCGGGAACAGCGAAGGCGACGGTGACACCACGATCGCCGTGCCGACCCTGGATCCGGGGCCGGCGCAGACCGGCTCACCCGGGCCGCTGCAACCCGCGGGCACGGACACCACCACGGCACCGCCGCCGACCAGCACCCTCGACCCGACCGCAGGCGACGGCGACCTGGGTCTCGCACGGCCGGTGACCCGGCTCGGCTGCACGGGCGCCGACGTCGTGATCGTCGGCGCGGGGATCGATCCGGGCCGCTACCCGCAGGACGTGCAGGAGCACCTCGACAACCATCCCGGTTCGAACTACCTGCGGGCGCTGGGCAGCTGCACCTCGTTCCGGCCGCGCACCCCGACCGGCGAGCTGATCTACGTCGTCTATCTCGGTCCGTTCACCGACCGCGGCCGAGCGTGCGAGGCACTGGCCGCAGCAGGCGGGGACTCCTACATCCAGCCGCTCGGCGTCGCGCCGCTGCAGCCGGGCGGTCCCGGCTGCTGA
- a CDS encoding ABC transporter ATP-binding protein — MTTGSPPGPAPSVGAVVRRRRPALVLSAALAVTSAAAGLVPYVAVYLVAVELFGGGAPDPGRVPVIAGWTAVALLVKAAAGALSAHVAHLAAYGALADLRLALVGRLDRIPLGRAIARPAGELKKTLHDDVEQLEEALAHGVPDVVAAAAVPVATTALLFAVDWRLGLLAFLALVLLLLIGGIASALARRSSAEQMASMTELNRTVVGFLDGMKVVRAFRRVDGDDRLTGALDRAVHAGDAPLRSPVRWLASALMVATGLPIALLLPVAGAGFVEGRVDLATLALFLLLGLGYATPLIAFIGTLATLGYRVQMATAGIGALLAEPELPAPERPRSPQPGPAGPDVEFDGVTFGYDPDRPVLTEVDLLVPAGRVTALVGPTGAGKSTLARLVARFADVTAGAVRIGGVDVRDIAPDELARLVSVVGHDDHVFDASVLENIRIGRPDATDDEVREAGRSARVDEFADALPQGWDTTPGSGGVRFSGGQRQRISVARALLKASPVVVLDEATAFLDAENERATLAAVRELARGRTVLVVAHRLQTVVDADAVVVVDGGRILAAGPHAELVGSSPRYRALWNAYQDGAGWRLAAAETDPSSDTAGRGGAAGPVDAAGSGGGAGAVGAAGAGGGAGAVGAAGAGGGAGAVGAAGAGGGAGAAGAAGAGSDGTRGRVAAAAPGGAAGAAVAAGAVGAAGSAGAAAAAPLNSGDPDGRAWSAAAAGIVRPGVAGLSFPRQWVALLGRWWPRLRGAGAVRLMLEGLFRGAPVAAVYLVLLAAVQGTLTTGTVAAVSTALVVLLAVRLLANNAANQLVWRIATRAKVDLQLSMLDRLRSVPLGTLSRLDNGRITTTVANDTVMLDFQNTPQQIAGAVITPLYATVVLLLVDWRLALATLAGVPLFAACTVLSDRVYRQVMGPVGEARSAATSRLLDHVRGTAVLRAYPGSAVALRYRDAVEDLRRTSIAMSVRATPAVALGSVALELGLVALIVTGATLYAAGGVGAGTLLLFLVLSLVLYQPLGEIAALAGYRRTQQQIARRIAEIWEQPVLPEPSAPAVAAGTDVELHDVGFRYDGSGGGLHGVSLRAAAGTVTALVGPSGAGKSTVANLVARFWDVDSGSVRIGGADLRELGSAGATALVTTVFQDVYLFPGTVRENLTPARPGATDEEIAAALAAADCTDVVDALPDGLDTVLGEGGADLSGGQRQRLSIARALLKDAPVLVLDEAVASVDAETEVRIQQALSRLARGRTVIVVAHRLSTVRAADHIAVLDGGRIDAAGTHDELVETSPVYRRLLAASAPAAPLSTITGGAR, encoded by the coding sequence ATGACAACCGGATCCCCTCCCGGACCAGCTCCGTCGGTGGGCGCCGTCGTGCGCCGTCGGCGACCGGCACTGGTGCTCTCCGCGGCCCTCGCGGTCACCTCGGCCGCGGCCGGGCTCGTCCCGTACGTCGCGGTGTACCTGGTCGCCGTGGAGCTCTTCGGGGGAGGCGCCCCGGATCCCGGGCGGGTGCCGGTGATCGCCGGTTGGACCGCGGTCGCGCTGCTGGTGAAGGCGGCGGCGGGAGCGCTGTCCGCGCACGTGGCGCATCTCGCGGCGTACGGTGCGCTGGCCGATCTGCGGCTGGCGCTGGTCGGCAGGCTGGACCGGATCCCACTGGGCCGGGCGATCGCCCGCCCGGCCGGAGAACTCAAGAAGACCCTGCACGACGACGTCGAGCAGCTGGAGGAGGCACTCGCCCACGGGGTGCCGGACGTGGTGGCTGCCGCCGCCGTTCCGGTCGCGACCACCGCTCTGCTGTTCGCGGTGGACTGGCGGCTCGGGCTGCTCGCGTTCCTCGCGCTGGTCCTGCTGCTGCTGATCGGCGGGATCGCCTCGGCGCTGGCGCGCCGCTCCAGCGCCGAGCAGATGGCCTCGATGACCGAGCTCAACCGCACGGTCGTCGGGTTCCTGGACGGGATGAAGGTGGTGCGGGCGTTCCGCCGGGTCGACGGCGACGACCGGCTGACCGGTGCGCTGGACCGTGCGGTGCACGCCGGGGACGCGCCGCTGCGCAGCCCGGTCCGCTGGCTGGCGTCGGCGCTGATGGTGGCGACCGGCCTACCGATCGCGCTGCTGCTCCCGGTGGCCGGGGCCGGCTTCGTCGAGGGCCGGGTCGATCTCGCCACGCTGGCCCTTTTCCTGCTGCTCGGCCTCGGCTATGCCACGCCGCTGATCGCGTTCATCGGCACGCTGGCCACGCTCGGCTACCGGGTGCAGATGGCGACCGCCGGGATCGGCGCGCTGCTGGCGGAGCCCGAGCTGCCCGCGCCGGAGCGTCCGCGCAGCCCGCAGCCCGGCCCGGCCGGGCCGGACGTCGAGTTCGACGGCGTCACCTTCGGCTACGACCCGGACCGCCCGGTGCTGACGGAGGTGGACCTGCTGGTCCCGGCCGGCCGGGTCACCGCGCTGGTCGGCCCGACCGGGGCCGGGAAGTCCACGCTGGCCCGGCTGGTCGCCCGGTTCGCCGACGTCACCGCCGGTGCCGTCCGGATCGGCGGCGTCGACGTCCGCGACATCGCCCCCGACGAGCTGGCCCGGCTGGTGTCCGTGGTCGGGCATGACGACCACGTCTTCGACGCCTCGGTGCTGGAGAACATCCGGATCGGGCGTCCGGACGCCACCGACGACGAGGTCCGCGAGGCGGGCCGGTCGGCCAGGGTGGACGAGTTCGCCGACGCGCTGCCGCAGGGATGGGACACCACGCCCGGGTCCGGCGGCGTCCGGTTCTCCGGCGGTCAGCGGCAGCGCATCTCGGTGGCCCGGGCCCTGCTGAAGGCCTCACCGGTGGTGGTGCTCGACGAGGCGACCGCGTTCCTGGACGCCGAGAACGAGCGCGCGACCCTCGCCGCGGTGCGCGAGCTGGCCCGCGGGCGGACCGTTCTGGTGGTCGCGCACCGGTTGCAGACCGTGGTCGACGCCGACGCGGTCGTCGTGGTGGACGGCGGCCGGATCCTCGCGGCGGGGCCGCACGCCGAGCTCGTCGGGAGCTCGCCGCGGTACCGGGCGCTCTGGAACGCCTACCAGGACGGCGCCGGCTGGCGGCTCGCCGCGGCGGAGACCGATCCGAGCAGCGACACGGCCGGTCGCGGTGGCGCGGCGGGACCGGTCGACGCGGCGGGATCGGGTGGCGGTGCTGGAGCGGTCGGCGCGGCCGGAGCGGGTGGCGGTGCTGGAGCGGTCGGCGCGGCCGGAGCGGGTGGCGGTGCTGGAGCGGTCGGCGCGGCCGGAGCGGGTGGCGGAGCCGGTGCGGCCGGGGCGGCGGGAGCGGGATCGGATGGCACGCGCGGGAGGGTGGCGGCGGCCGCACCGGGGGGTGCGGCCGGAGCTGCTGTGGCGGCCGGAGCGGTCGGGGCGGCCGGCTCGGCCGGGGCCGCCGCTGCTGCCCCGCTGAACTCGGGCGACCCCGACGGCCGGGCGTGGTCGGCGGCTGCGGCCGGCATCGTCCGCCCCGGCGTGGCCGGACTGTCGTTCCCGCGTCAGTGGGTCGCGCTGCTCGGCCGGTGGTGGCCGCGGCTGCGCGGCGCCGGCGCCGTCCGGCTGATGCTGGAGGGGTTGTTCCGCGGGGCGCCGGTCGCGGCGGTCTATCTCGTGCTGCTGGCCGCGGTGCAGGGCACGCTGACGACGGGCACGGTCGCCGCCGTCTCGACGGCGCTGGTGGTGCTGCTGGCGGTCCGGCTGCTCGCGAACAACGCGGCGAACCAGCTCGTCTGGCGGATCGCCACCCGGGCCAAGGTCGATCTGCAGCTGTCCATGCTGGACCGGTTGCGGTCCGTGCCGCTGGGCACGCTGAGCCGGCTCGACAACGGCCGGATCACCACCACCGTCGCCAACGACACCGTCATGCTGGACTTCCAGAACACCCCGCAGCAGATCGCCGGCGCGGTGATCACCCCGCTGTACGCGACCGTCGTCCTGCTGCTGGTGGACTGGCGGCTGGCACTGGCGACACTCGCCGGGGTACCGCTGTTCGCGGCCTGCACGGTGCTGTCGGACCGGGTGTACCGGCAGGTGATGGGGCCGGTCGGCGAGGCGCGGTCGGCGGCCACCAGCCGGTTGCTCGACCACGTGCGCGGCACCGCGGTGCTGCGCGCCTATCCCGGTTCGGCGGTCGCGCTCCGCTACCGCGACGCGGTCGAGGACCTGCGCCGGACCAGCATCGCGATGTCGGTGCGGGCCACCCCGGCGGTGGCGCTCGGCTCGGTCGCGCTGGAGCTGGGCCTGGTGGCGCTGATCGTCACCGGCGCAACGCTCTACGCCGCGGGCGGGGTCGGGGCCGGGACACTGCTGTTGTTCCTGGTGCTGTCGCTGGTGCTCTACCAGCCGCTCGGTGAGATCGCGGCGCTCGCCGGCTACCGGCGCACCCAGCAGCAGATCGCCCGCCGGATCGCCGAGATCTGGGAGCAGCCGGTGCTGCCGGAACCGTCGGCACCCGCCGTCGCCGCCGGCACCGACGTGGAACTGCACGACGTCGGCTTCCGCTACGACGGCTCCGGCGGCGGGCTGCACGGGGTCTCGCTGCGTGCCGCGGCCGGGACCGTGACGGCGCTGGTCGGGCCGTCCGGTGCGGGCAAGAGCACGGTCGCGAACCTGGTCGCCCGGTTCTGGGACGTCGACTCCGGTTCGGTCCGGATCGGTGGCGCCGACCTGCGCGAGCTCGGCTCGGCCGGTGCGACGGCGCTGGTCACCACGGTGTTCCAGGACGTCTACCTGTTCCCCGGAACCGTCCGGGAGAACCTGACGCCGGCCCGCCCCGGTGCCACCGACGAGGAGATCGCCGCGGCGCTGGCGGCCGCCGACTGCACCGATGTCGTCGACGCGCTCCCGGACGGCCTCGACACCGTGCTCGGCGAGGGCGGCGCCGACCTGTCCGGTGGCCAGCGGCAACGGCTGTCGATCGCCAGGGCACTGCTCAAGGACGCTCCGGTGCTGGTGCTCGACGAGGCGGTCGCCTCGGTCGACGCCGAGACCGAGGTCCGGATCCAGCAGGCACTGTCCCGGCTGGCCCGGGGCCGCACGGTGATCGTCGTCGCGCACCGGCTGTCCACCGTCCGCGCTGCCGACCACATCGCCGTCCTCGACGGCGGCCGGATCGACGCCGCCGGGACGCACGACGAGCTCGTCGAGACCAGCCCCGTCTACCGGCGGCTGCTCGCGGCGTCCGCACCCGCGGCGCCGCTGTCCACCATCACGGGAGGTGCCCGGTGA
- a CDS encoding ABC transporter substrate-binding protein: MNRVIRAAALAVLLLTTSCGAAAAPEPAPAAGPGFPVTVPHAYGVAEVPAEPSRVVALSVADADAALAVGVTPVAVVTPFYAPDGDLPWLAGRLGPQVTLIPGAPDFTIDTEAVAAARPDLVLGTGAALTPQAHESLTRIGVPVLAHLTDPVADRWEDRTVAVGTALGRPDAADAAVAETTGAITALRDRYPGLDGRTFSFSVIQSPSALGTLVSGDDFLTVVLGELGLRLPDTLAGRPESAPGSGIVALGPEQLTELAADLVIVVAPDPAAAEPLLTDPRAATLAPDGQVHTMDMITATALRSPSVLGLRWGLEQLDAPLAAAAG; this comes from the coding sequence GTGAACCGGGTGATCCGCGCGGCCGCACTGGCCGTCCTGCTGCTGACCACGTCCTGCGGTGCCGCGGCCGCGCCGGAGCCGGCGCCCGCCGCCGGGCCCGGTTTCCCGGTCACCGTGCCGCACGCGTACGGCGTCGCAGAGGTTCCGGCCGAGCCGTCCCGGGTGGTCGCGCTGAGCGTCGCCGACGCCGACGCCGCACTCGCCGTCGGGGTCACGCCGGTCGCGGTGGTGACACCGTTCTACGCACCCGACGGCGACCTGCCGTGGCTCGCCGGGCGGCTCGGCCCGCAGGTCACGCTCATCCCCGGGGCACCGGACTTCACGATCGACACCGAGGCCGTCGCCGCGGCCCGGCCCGATCTCGTGCTGGGTACCGGGGCGGCGCTCACCCCGCAGGCCCACGAGTCGCTGACCCGGATCGGGGTGCCGGTGCTGGCGCACCTGACCGATCCGGTCGCCGACCGCTGGGAGGACCGCACCGTCGCCGTCGGCACGGCGCTGGGCAGGCCCGACGCCGCGGACGCCGCCGTCGCCGAGACCACCGGGGCGATCACCGCGCTGCGCGACCGGTATCCCGGGCTCGACGGCCGCACGTTCAGCTTCTCGGTGATCCAGTCGCCGTCCGCGCTCGGCACGCTGGTCTCCGGGGACGACTTCCTGACCGTCGTGCTCGGCGAGCTGGGCCTGCGCCTGCCGGACACCCTCGCCGGGCGACCGGAGTCGGCACCCGGCTCGGGGATCGTCGCGCTCGGGCCGGAGCAGCTCACCGAACTGGCCGCCGACCTGGTGATCGTCGTCGCCCCCGATCCGGCGGCGGCCGAGCCGCTGCTCACCGACCCGCGGGCCGCGACCCTGGCACCGGACGGGCAGGTGCACACCATGGACATGATCACCGCTACCGCCCTGCGGTCACCGTCGGTGCTGGGCCTGCGCTGGGGGCTGGAGCAGCTCGACGCGCCGCTGGCGGCCGCGGCGGGATGA
- a CDS encoding TetR/AcrR family transcriptional regulator C-terminal domain-containing protein, with amino-acid sequence MTDLPTSGPPPGIARRIGRPPKGEPTLTRERIGRAVLEEATGRGADRVTMRSLADRLAVTPRALYKIVRDRDDALVAAVAVASREWPGGPHDPERWADGLAGFCRELRAWYRRYPVLLRIVASTPMDDQVRAAALRNMDSLAGFLLAAGLPAGDVGRGCDLIVGTVAGFAEIEEWESRAAAADPGHGPPEQTTPVTRAALSDDALPHLRSLGNVSPATADERFEGHVEMLLLWLGARIP; translated from the coding sequence GTGACCGATCTCCCGACGTCCGGCCCGCCCCCGGGCATCGCCCGGCGGATCGGCAGGCCACCGAAGGGCGAGCCCACGCTGACCCGGGAACGGATCGGCCGCGCCGTGCTCGAGGAGGCCACCGGCCGGGGAGCGGACCGGGTGACCATGCGGTCGCTGGCCGACCGGCTCGCCGTGACCCCGCGCGCGCTGTACAAGATCGTCCGGGACCGGGACGACGCGCTGGTCGCCGCGGTCGCGGTCGCGTCCCGGGAGTGGCCCGGCGGACCGCACGACCCGGAACGCTGGGCGGACGGGCTCGCCGGTTTCTGCCGCGAGCTGCGGGCCTGGTACCGGCGGTATCCGGTGCTGCTGCGGATCGTCGCGTCCACCCCGATGGACGATCAGGTGCGCGCCGCGGCGCTGCGCAACATGGACTCCCTCGCCGGGTTCCTGCTCGCGGCGGGGCTCCCGGCCGGGGACGTCGGGCGCGGCTGCGACCTGATCGTCGGGACCGTCGCCGGGTTCGCCGAGATCGAGGAGTGGGAGAGCAGGGCCGCCGCGGCGGACCCCGGGCACGGCCCGCCGGAGCAGACGACCCCGGTGACCCGGGCGGCCCTCAGCGACGACGCGCTGCCGCATCTGCGGTCGCTCGGGAACGTCTCGCCGGCCACCGCCGACGAGCGCTTCGAGGGTCACGTGGAGATGCTGCTGCTCTGGCTGGGCGCCCGGATCCCCTGA
- a CDS encoding methyltransferase domain-containing protein produces MPPHDTYTHGHPEVVVRSHAARTAESSCGYLLPYLTSGTTLLDVGCGPGSITVDLAARVAPGRVRGVELVPEPLDQARADAAERGVTVEFAVDDAYALSDPDDTWDVVHAHQVLQHVSDPVAVLREMRRVTRPGGLVAVRDADYAGFHWWPHDPMLDRWLELYRAVARGNDAEPDAGRRLLGWAHAAGFTEVVPSAAVWCYATPDQRAAWGGMWADRIHTGVGRMALDRGLAEPAELTAISDAWRAWTAHPDGWFVVPHGELLCRA; encoded by the coding sequence ATGCCGCCGCACGACACCTACACCCACGGCCATCCCGAGGTCGTCGTCCGTTCGCACGCAGCCCGGACCGCGGAGAGCTCCTGCGGGTACCTGCTGCCGTACCTGACGTCGGGCACCACGCTGCTCGACGTCGGGTGCGGACCGGGCAGCATCACCGTCGACCTGGCGGCGCGGGTCGCGCCCGGCCGGGTCCGCGGCGTCGAGCTGGTCCCGGAGCCGCTGGATCAGGCCAGGGCCGACGCCGCCGAGCGCGGCGTGACCGTCGAGTTCGCCGTCGACGACGCCTACGCGCTGTCCGATCCGGACGACACCTGGGACGTCGTGCACGCCCACCAGGTGCTGCAGCACGTCTCCGATCCGGTCGCCGTGCTGCGCGAGATGCGCCGGGTGACCCGCCCGGGCGGGCTGGTCGCCGTCCGGGACGCGGACTACGCGGGCTTCCACTGGTGGCCGCACGATCCGATGCTGGACCGCTGGCTGGAGCTCTACCGGGCGGTCGCCCGCGGCAACGACGCCGAACCCGACGCCGGACGACGGCTGCTGGGCTGGGCACACGCCGCCGGGTTCACCGAGGTGGTCCCGTCGGCCGCCGTCTGGTGCTACGCGACGCCGGACCAGCGGGCCGCCTGGGGCGGCATGTGGGCGGACCGGATCCACACCGGCGTCGGGCGGATGGCCCTCGACCGGGGCCTCGCCGAGCCGGCCGAGCTGACCGCGATCTCGGACGCCTGGCGGGCCTGGACCGCGCATCCGGACGGCTGGTTCGTGGTGCCGCACGGCGAGCTGCTCTGCCGGGCCTGA
- a CDS encoding shikimate dehydrogenase translates to MTTSAPPGRRAAVLGSPIAHSLSPALHNAAYAALGLADWHYDRFEVDESALAGFVAGLGPEWVGLSLTMPLKRVLLDVADTVSPGAAAIGAGNTLVFTDEGSTAHNTDVTGIAESLRAAGAGTGRAVILGAGGTAQAALAGLHDLEAEEIDVLVRDAGRAGDLQDTAARLGSETRVHAVLEDPVAAATLLEGADVVVSTLPAGAADALAGARWQPGTVLLDAVYAPWPTVVAAGAAAAGATIVSGLEMLLQQAVAQVELMTGRAGPEPAMREALEAAVLARS, encoded by the coding sequence GTGACCACCTCCGCCCCACCCGGACGCCGCGCCGCGGTGCTCGGCTCGCCGATCGCGCACTCGCTGTCCCCCGCCCTGCACAACGCGGCCTACGCCGCGCTCGGCCTGGCGGACTGGCACTACGACCGGTTCGAGGTGGACGAGTCCGCCCTGGCCGGGTTCGTCGCGGGCCTGGGCCCGGAATGGGTCGGGCTGTCGCTGACCATGCCGCTCAAGCGGGTGCTGCTCGACGTCGCCGACACCGTCTCCCCCGGTGCAGCCGCGATCGGCGCGGGCAACACGCTGGTGTTCACCGACGAGGGCAGCACCGCGCACAACACCGACGTCACCGGGATCGCCGAGTCGCTGCGCGCTGCAGGGGCGGGCACCGGGCGCGCGGTGATCCTCGGCGCCGGCGGGACCGCGCAGGCCGCACTGGCCGGGCTGCACGACCTGGAGGCCGAGGAGATCGACGTACTGGTCCGGGACGCGGGCCGGGCCGGTGACCTGCAGGACACCGCCGCCCGGCTCGGCTCGGAGACCCGGGTGCACGCGGTGCTCGAGGACCCGGTAGCGGCCGCGACACTGCTGGAGGGGGCCGACGTCGTCGTCTCCACGCTGCCCGCCGGCGCCGCCGACGCGCTCGCCGGCGCGCGCTGGCAGCCCGGCACCGTGCTGCTCGACGCGGTGTACGCGCCGTGGCCGACCGTCGTCGCCGCCGGTGCCGCCGCGGCCGGGGCGACGATCGTGTCCGGCCTGGAGATGCTGCTGCAGCAGGCCGTCGCGCAGGTGGAGCTGATGACCGGCCGGGCGGGCCCGGAGCCCGCGATGCGTGAGGCCCTGGAGGCCGCGGTGCTCGCCCGGAGCTGA
- a CDS encoding siderophore-interacting protein — MGIATRLVDLAGDALLTASEVTRVERIAPDLVRVGLRAEAFRGVRWTPGAKIQMRPRRGALQLRTYTPIRWDTDDGDTELVAFTHGDGPASTWFDRVRPGDSCELIGPRRSIDLPSLTGPVVAVGDESSVALACALRTVHQDATTVFEAGHPEQLSVALSGLGLGDAVVVPRAADRTELVERTRAAVAATPGGDLLVTGDAATLHHLRRTARRWEVPPRRITGRAYWAAGRTGLD, encoded by the coding sequence GTGGGAATCGCGACACGCCTGGTCGATCTGGCCGGAGACGCACTGCTGACGGCGTCGGAGGTCACCCGGGTCGAGCGGATCGCTCCCGACCTGGTGCGGGTCGGTCTGCGCGCCGAGGCCTTCCGCGGTGTGCGCTGGACCCCCGGAGCGAAGATCCAGATGCGGCCGCGGCGCGGTGCGCTGCAGTTGCGCACCTACACCCCGATCCGCTGGGACACCGACGACGGCGACACCGAGCTCGTCGCCTTCACCCACGGCGACGGGCCGGCCTCGACCTGGTTCGACCGGGTGCGCCCGGGTGACTCCTGTGAGCTGATCGGCCCGCGCCGGTCGATCGACCTGCCGTCGCTGACCGGGCCGGTGGTGGCGGTCGGCGACGAGTCGTCGGTCGCGCTGGCCTGCGCGCTGCGCACGGTGCACCAGGATGCGACGACCGTGTTCGAGGCGGGCCACCCGGAGCAGCTGTCGGTGGCGCTGTCCGGGCTCGGGCTGGGCGACGCCGTCGTCGTGCCGCGCGCCGCCGACCGCACCGAGCTGGTCGAGCGGACCCGTGCGGCGGTGGCCGCCACGCCCGGCGGCGACCTGCTCGTCACCGGCGACGCCGCGACCCTGCACCACCTGCGGCGGACCGCCCGGCGGTGGGAGGTCCCGCCGCGCCGGATCACCGGCCGCGCGTACTGGGCGGCCGGGCGGACCGGGCTGGACTGA